A section of the Petrimonas sulfuriphila genome encodes:
- a CDS encoding glycogen debranching enzyme family protein: protein MSYLKFDKDLMINLEYSLYRNILRTNRKGAYQNTSISGCNTSKYQGLLVMPVPFLDDDNHLILSSIDETVIQHGAQFNLGIHKYNDDNYSPKGHKYIREYNIDSVPKTIYRVGGVILSKEIMFSSKENRLMIRYKLMDAHSPTTMRFKPCMAFRNISQLTRQNDQVDRSYREVENGISTSMYYGYPEFFMQFNKRVDFMYQPYWNQGVEYIQDMQNGDTFKEDLYVPGYFEMPIAKGEEVIFSAGDILVNTSALTDEFNAELKKRTPRSSFYNCLKNSAHQFYYIPKTDEMYLLAGYPWFKVRARDQFVSLPGCTLSVGRPDDFTKIMDSAIPHIQDFLNDKPRKNIIKQIDDPDVLLWVTWALQQYWKENKPVFKEKYVDFLFSIIDFILSNKHPNLTVDPENGLVSTYGRDVAVSWMNAVQNGKPVTPRSGYLVEFNALWHNALKFAEEVAAATNKEVLATTYEEKALKAQQSFIETFLNDAGYLYDYVDGTYADRNVRPNMIFAVSMDYSPLDRRQKKLVIDFVTKELLTPVGIRSLSPKGYNYRPRYAGTSEEKEYAYFNGCAFPWLIGAYIEAYLKVFSMSGLSLADRVMIELEDQMQNDCIGTLSEFYDSSPPFYAHGGYSFAMSVSETLRAKRLIRSFG from the coding sequence ATGAGTTATCTTAAATTCGATAAGGACCTGATGATTAACCTGGAGTACTCCCTGTATCGCAACATACTGAGGACTAACAGAAAAGGGGCTTATCAAAACACATCGATCTCGGGTTGCAATACATCGAAATATCAGGGACTTCTGGTGATGCCGGTACCCTTTCTGGACGACGACAATCACCTGATCCTCTCTTCTATTGATGAAACCGTTATACAGCACGGTGCACAATTCAATTTAGGAATCCACAAATACAACGACGACAACTACAGCCCGAAAGGGCACAAATACATCCGTGAATATAATATCGATAGTGTTCCAAAAACTATTTACCGTGTAGGAGGCGTTATTCTTTCTAAGGAGATTATGTTTTCATCGAAAGAAAACCGGCTCATGATCCGGTACAAGTTGATGGATGCCCATTCGCCGACCACCATGCGGTTCAAACCCTGTATGGCATTTCGGAACATTTCACAGTTAACCAGGCAAAACGATCAGGTGGACCGTTCATACCGCGAAGTGGAGAATGGAATCAGCACCAGTATGTATTATGGTTATCCCGAATTTTTCATGCAATTCAACAAGAGAGTCGACTTTATGTACCAACCCTACTGGAATCAGGGCGTGGAGTACATTCAAGATATGCAAAACGGAGATACGTTCAAGGAGGACCTGTATGTCCCCGGGTATTTTGAGATGCCAATTGCAAAAGGCGAGGAGGTAATTTTTTCTGCTGGTGACATTCTGGTAAACACCTCTGCCCTTACCGATGAATTTAACGCTGAACTTAAAAAACGCACGCCAAGGTCTAGTTTTTACAATTGCCTGAAAAACTCCGCCCATCAGTTTTATTACATTCCAAAAACGGACGAGATGTACTTGCTGGCCGGCTATCCCTGGTTCAAGGTACGCGCCCGGGATCAGTTTGTGTCGTTGCCCGGTTGCACCCTGTCGGTGGGCAGGCCCGATGACTTTACAAAAATCATGGATTCGGCCATACCCCATATTCAGGATTTTTTGAACGACAAACCGCGGAAAAACATTATAAAACAGATAGACGACCCTGATGTCTTGTTGTGGGTAACCTGGGCACTGCAACAATACTGGAAAGAAAACAAGCCCGTTTTTAAAGAAAAATATGTCGACTTTCTTTTTTCCATAATCGATTTTATTTTGTCAAACAAGCATCCCAACTTAACTGTTGACCCTGAGAACGGATTAGTCTCAACGTACGGACGTGATGTTGCCGTGAGCTGGATGAATGCGGTGCAAAACGGCAAGCCTGTCACTCCAAGATCGGGATACCTGGTTGAATTCAATGCTTTGTGGCACAATGCACTTAAATTTGCGGAAGAGGTGGCCGCTGCGACAAATAAAGAAGTTCTGGCTACAACATACGAAGAGAAAGCCTTGAAGGCGCAACAGTCGTTTATCGAAACATTTCTCAACGATGCCGGCTATTTATATGATTATGTGGATGGCACTTATGCAGACAGGAATGTTCGTCCCAATATGATTTTTGCTGTTTCTATGGACTATTCGCCGCTGGACAGGCGTCAGAAAAAATTGGTGATCGATTTCGTCACCAAAGAGTTGCTTACCCCGGTGGGCATACGTTCTTTAAGCCCGAAAGGCTATAACTACCGCCCTCGTTATGCAGGAACATCTGAAGAAAAGGAATATGCCTATTTCAACGGGTGTGCTTTTCCCTGGCTTATAGGAGCTTACATTGAAGCGTACCTGAAAGTGTTCAGCATGAGCGGACTCTCCCTGGCAGACCGGGTAATGATTGAGCTGGAAGATCAGATGCAAAACGATTGCATTGGAACCTTGTCTGAATTTTACGATTCCAGCCCCCCGTTTTATGCCCACGGAGGATATTCTTTTGCCATGAGTGTTTCAGAAACTTTACGTGCAAAGAGACTCATCAGATCATTTGGGTAA
- a CDS encoding rhomboid family intramembrane serine protease → MDNATIHTERWQKKRIRLATIPALVICVLVWLTFLIDYARIFRFNFSLLGIYPRQLNGLAGIVFSPFIHGSLSHLVSNTFPMLVLFSLLFYFYNQIAFKSLTLLWLLSGFFTWLIGRNSYHVGASGLIFALVFFLFFSGLFRKYIPLVAVSMVVAFVYGSTVWSIFPITEYIDVNLSWEAHLSGAAAGLIVAFVFRSRGPQKPEVLWEEDGEDDNDETVITG, encoded by the coding sequence ATGGATAATGCAACAATACATACAGAAAGGTGGCAGAAAAAAAGGATTCGTCTGGCAACGATTCCCGCACTGGTAATATGTGTGCTGGTCTGGTTGACTTTTCTGATTGATTATGCCCGCATTTTTCGTTTTAATTTCTCACTTCTGGGAATTTACCCCCGTCAACTGAACGGTTTGGCCGGTATAGTTTTCTCGCCTTTTATACATGGATCGCTTTCACACCTTGTCTCAAATACATTTCCGATGCTGGTTTTGTTTTCGTTGTTATTCTATTTTTACAATCAGATAGCCTTTAAGTCACTCACTTTACTTTGGCTATTGAGCGGCTTTTTTACGTGGCTGATAGGTCGGAACTCATACCACGTGGGCGCAAGCGGTTTAATCTTTGCACTGGTTTTCTTTTTGTTTTTCAGCGGGTTGTTCCGAAAATATATTCCGCTTGTTGCCGTATCCATGGTGGTGGCTTTTGTTTATGGAAGTACCGTCTGGAGTATTTTCCCGATTACCGAATATATCGATGTAAACCTTTCGTGGGAAGCCCATTTGTCGGGGGCTGCAGCAGGGCTCATCGTTGCTTTTGTTTTCAGAAGCAGGGGCCCGCAAAAACCGGAAGTCCTTTGGGAAGAAGACGGTGAAGATGATAATGATGAGACAGTGATAACAGGGTGA
- a CDS encoding nucleoside hydrolase: MKALLVYLLIPLLVFFSCNSNPQEGAVASPEKIIFDTDMGPDYDDVGAIAILHALADLGECEILATLASDGHPSIAPTIEMFNRYYGKGGIPVGIPDNGVANFTASNNWNDSLLVRFAPDLKSKTDYPKASEIYRKVLASQPDKSVTIVTVGFTTNLAELLKTGNDDYSPLSGVELIKKKVKKWVAMAGRFPEGREFNVFIDSVSSSYVLERWPTPILFSGFEIGERIFTGSKVAEKNDQNNPVSWAYKYNLATYENKPVKNRMSWDQTAVLCAIRDPERYFYVCGPGKIIVNPSGYNNWDPDSTKDHYFLVHKYPYQDISDTLEGLMMYQPK, from the coding sequence ATGAAAGCATTACTTGTTTATCTACTGATACCCTTGTTGGTTTTCTTTTCCTGCAATTCAAATCCCCAAGAAGGAGCTGTTGCCTCACCTGAAAAAATAATTTTCGATACGGACATGGGGCCCGATTATGATGATGTGGGAGCAATAGCCATCCTGCATGCCTTGGCAGATTTGGGGGAATGCGAAATTTTAGCCACACTGGCAAGTGACGGTCATCCCAGTATAGCACCTACCATCGAAATGTTTAACCGTTACTACGGAAAAGGGGGCATTCCTGTTGGAATTCCCGATAACGGTGTAGCAAATTTCACGGCATCCAACAATTGGAACGACTCCCTGCTGGTAAGATTTGCTCCCGATTTAAAATCTAAAACGGATTATCCGAAAGCGAGCGAGATTTATAGGAAGGTACTGGCTTCACAGCCGGATAAAAGCGTGACCATCGTAACCGTTGGATTTACAACCAACCTGGCAGAATTACTAAAAACCGGGAATGATGATTATTCTCCGTTATCGGGTGTAGAGCTGATTAAAAAGAAAGTAAAAAAATGGGTTGCCATGGCCGGACGGTTTCCCGAGGGCCGGGAATTCAATGTATTTATAGATTCGGTCTCTTCTTCTTATGTATTGGAGCGCTGGCCAACACCCATTCTTTTCAGCGGTTTTGAAATAGGAGAGCGTATTTTTACCGGAAGCAAGGTGGCAGAAAAAAATGATCAAAACAATCCGGTTTCCTGGGCGTACAAGTATAATTTAGCCACATACGAAAATAAACCCGTAAAAAACAGGATGTCCTGGGACCAGACAGCAGTTCTTTGCGCCATTCGCGACCCCGAAAGATATTTTTATGTATGTGGCCCCGGAAAAATTATCGTCAATCCCTCCGGGTATAACAACTGGGATCCGGACTCAACTAAGGATCACTATTTTTTAGTCCACAAATATCCTTATCAGGACATCTCCGATACGTTAGAGGGGTTAATGATGTACCAGCCTAAATGA
- a CDS encoding diaminopimelate dehydrogenase, producing MKKIRAAVIGYGNIGKYVMESLIDAPDFEITGVVRRDATNVPAELKGFEVVNSISQLKNTDVALLCTPTRSVEKFAKECLALGINTVDSYDIHGGIVDLRHSLNDVAKQHNAVSIVSAGWDPGSDSVVRTLMEAMAPKGITYTNFGPGMSMGHTVAVKAIEGVKAALSMTIPTGTGVHRRMVYIELNDGYDFDQVAKAIQSDDYFVHDETHVFRVENVEALKDMGHGVLMERKGVSGNTQNQLFRFDMRINNPALTAQVMVGCARAAVKQKPGAYTLIEIPVVDLLPGDREKWIKKLV from the coding sequence ATGAAAAAAATCAGAGCTGCCGTTATCGGTTACGGCAATATTGGGAAATACGTAATGGAATCGTTGATCGATGCCCCGGATTTTGAAATTACGGGAGTTGTGCGTCGTGATGCAACGAATGTGCCTGCCGAGCTGAAAGGATTTGAAGTCGTAAACTCGATATCGCAATTGAAAAATACGGATGTTGCGTTACTCTGTACCCCTACGCGAAGCGTGGAGAAATTTGCTAAAGAATGTCTGGCGTTAGGAATTAACACGGTGGACAGTTATGATATTCACGGAGGCATTGTAGATTTACGCCATTCGTTAAACGACGTTGCGAAACAACACAATGCCGTTTCTATCGTTTCCGCCGGATGGGATCCTGGAAGCGATTCCGTTGTCCGCACGTTGATGGAGGCCATGGCGCCAAAGGGAATAACTTATACCAATTTCGGCCCGGGAATGAGCATGGGACATACGGTAGCTGTAAAAGCGATTGAGGGTGTTAAAGCGGCACTTTCAATGACTATTCCAACCGGAACGGGAGTTCATCGCCGGATGGTTTACATCGAGCTGAATGATGGTTATGATTTTGACCAGGTAGCTAAAGCCATTCAATCCGATGATTACTTTGTACACGATGAAACACACGTTTTCCGGGTAGAGAACGTGGAAGCATTAAAAGATATGGGGCACGGCGTGTTGATGGAACGTAAAGGGGTATCCGGAAATACACAGAACCAGCTTTTCAGGTTCGATATGCGCATAAACAACCCCGCGTTGACCGCACAGGTAATGGTCGGGTGTGCCAGGGCTGCTGTAAAACAAAAGCCGGGTGCCTATACATTAATAGAAATACCTGTTGTAGACCTTCTTCCAGGCGACAGGGAAAAATGGATTAAGAAATTGGTTTAA
- the lgt gene encoding prolipoprotein diacylglyceryl transferase: MNTLLTVTWNVDPTIFTVLSREIRWYGLLWVIGLIVAVYIVQRIYKSEELPEKWFDSLFVYMMLGIILGARLGHCLFYEPEYYLANPVEMLKIWEGGLASHGGVIGIIIAVWLYSKRVTKKSMLWTFDRVMVPTGFTAAMIRFGNLMNHEIYGGPTDLPWGFRFIDNVGLWMRGAEPVYTEPSHPTQIYEALIYLLVFGITMYMYWKTNAKDRQGLILGVGIALIFIARFFIEFVKNVQVDSEITMRENTGLILGQWLSIPFIIWGFWLIWRSMKRKAEPTVQKEKINAGYSQNVKPKK, from the coding sequence ATGAATACATTATTAACCGTAACATGGAATGTAGATCCTACAATTTTTACTGTTTTAAGCCGTGAAATCCGCTGGTACGGATTACTTTGGGTTATCGGGTTAATTGTGGCCGTGTACATTGTACAGAGAATTTACAAGAGCGAAGAACTTCCCGAGAAGTGGTTCGATTCACTTTTTGTCTATATGATGCTTGGGATCATTCTTGGTGCCCGGTTAGGGCACTGTTTGTTTTACGAACCGGAATATTATCTGGCAAACCCCGTGGAGATGCTGAAAATCTGGGAAGGAGGGTTAGCAAGCCACGGAGGGGTCATCGGCATTATTATTGCCGTTTGGCTGTATTCAAAAAGGGTCACCAAAAAGAGCATGCTTTGGACTTTCGACCGGGTAATGGTCCCTACAGGGTTTACCGCTGCGATGATTCGTTTTGGGAACCTGATGAATCACGAAATTTACGGTGGCCCCACCGATCTGCCCTGGGGATTCCGTTTTATTGATAATGTAGGATTATGGATGCGCGGCGCAGAACCGGTCTATACAGAACCTTCTCATCCCACGCAAATTTACGAAGCCTTGATATACCTTCTTGTTTTCGGAATTACCATGTATATGTACTGGAAAACGAATGCTAAAGACCGGCAGGGATTGATTCTTGGTGTAGGTATTGCATTGATTTTTATAGCCAGGTTTTTTATTGAATTTGTTAAAAATGTACAGGTGGATTCAGAAATTACCATGCGTGAAAATACCGGATTAATCCTTGGGCAATGGCTCAGTATACCGTTTATTATCTGGGGATTTTGGCTGATTTGGCGGTCAATGAAAAGGAAAGCTGAACCCACGGTTCAGAAAGAGAAGATCAATGCAGGTTACAGCCAAAACGTTAAACCGAAGAAATAG
- a CDS encoding FprA family A-type flavoprotein gives MYKPFEIKENLFYVGVNDRTKHLFENLWPLPKGVSYNSYIIKDEKIALIDTVDICYADVFFNKIHSVLGDKQIDYLIVNHMEPDHSGSVELLKTRYPQIKIVGNSRTAEMLKGYYGITDNVVVIEDKEELNLGKNNLQFYLTPMVHWPETMMTYVKESKTLFSADAFGTFGTLDGGVTDTQLNPEWYWDEMIRYYSNIVGKFGSPVQAALKKLSGMGIDTICSTHGPVWTQPDTLGKVVSLYDRLSRYESENGLVIAYGSMYGNTEQLAEIIAAAAAENGARNIIMHNVSKSHESEVLRDIFKYRGLIIGSPTYNNKLYPAVESLLSALQNRNVKNKFFSFFSGHTWADGAKRELKAFAEGMEFETICESVEMKQSLNRNVMENAYALGKAMAERLHSGDAVIPHKTTCH, from the coding sequence ATGTACAAACCATTTGAAATCAAAGAGAACTTGTTTTACGTCGGAGTAAACGATCGGACAAAACATCTTTTCGAAAATCTTTGGCCTTTACCAAAAGGAGTATCTTATAATTCGTACATCATAAAAGACGAAAAAATTGCGTTGATAGATACTGTAGATATCTGTTATGCAGATGTTTTTTTCAATAAAATTCACTCCGTTTTAGGGGATAAGCAAATCGATTATCTTATCGTGAATCATATGGAACCCGATCATTCCGGTTCCGTGGAACTGCTTAAGACCCGTTATCCCCAGATAAAAATAGTGGGGAACAGCCGTACAGCAGAAATGCTGAAAGGGTATTACGGTATTACTGATAATGTAGTTGTCATAGAAGACAAAGAAGAACTGAACCTGGGAAAAAACAACCTTCAGTTTTACCTGACCCCCATGGTCCATTGGCCGGAGACAATGATGACTTACGTAAAAGAATCAAAAACATTGTTCTCTGCAGATGCTTTCGGTACATTTGGAACTCTGGACGGAGGGGTGACGGATACACAACTCAATCCGGAGTGGTACTGGGATGAAATGATTCGGTATTATTCCAACATCGTAGGGAAATTCGGATCTCCTGTACAGGCAGCTCTGAAAAAACTGAGCGGGATGGGAATCGATACAATTTGTTCTACTCACGGCCCTGTGTGGACACAACCCGATACCCTTGGAAAAGTGGTATCGCTTTATGACCGGTTAAGCCGGTACGAGTCTGAAAACGGATTGGTCATTGCATACGGAAGCATGTACGGAAACACGGAACAATTGGCAGAAATCATTGCCGCAGCGGCAGCCGAAAACGGCGCCAGGAACATCATTATGCACAACGTTTCCAAGAGCCACGAGTCGGAAGTGTTGAGGGATATCTTTAAATATCGAGGGCTCATAATCGGCTCACCCACGTACAACAATAAACTTTACCCGGCTGTGGAAAGCTTGTTGTCGGCTTTACAAAACCGGAACGTGAAAAATAAATTTTTCAGTTTTTTCAGTGGACATACCTGGGCAGATGGAGCCAAAAGAGAGTTGAAAGCATTTGCTGAAGGCATGGAGTTCGAAACGATTTGTGAGTCGGTGGAGATGAAGCAGTCACTGAACAGAAACGTGATGGAAAATGCGTATGCGTTAGGTAAGGCTATGGCTGAGAGGCTTCATTCGGGCGATGCCGTCATACCGCATAAGACTACCTGTCATTGA
- a CDS encoding glucosamine-6-phosphate deaminase, with amino-acid sequence MRLIIQSDANQMAQWAANYIAAKINKANPTSEKPFVLGLPTGSSPLLTYKALIKLYESGVVSFENVITFNMDEYIGLPKDHPQSYYTFMWQNFFNHIDIKKENVHILNGMAEDPEAECRAYEDAMKDAGGVDLFLGGIGPDGHIAFNEPGSSLSSRTRIKTLTTDTVIANSRFFDNDVNKVPKTALTVGVGTVLDAKEVLILVNGHHKARALYHAVEGPINQMWTISALQLHQKGIIVCDYDACAELRVGTYKYFLDIEHDNLDPESLL; translated from the coding sequence ATGCGACTAATTATTCAATCCGATGCCAACCAAATGGCACAGTGGGCAGCAAACTACATCGCTGCAAAAATTAACAAGGCGAATCCAACTTCGGAAAAACCCTTTGTATTGGGGCTTCCTACCGGTTCTTCACCGCTTTTGACATACAAAGCGTTGATTAAGCTGTACGAGTCAGGCGTGGTGTCGTTTGAGAACGTGATAACTTTCAATATGGATGAATACATAGGTTTACCCAAAGACCATCCGCAGAGCTATTACACGTTCATGTGGCAAAACTTTTTCAACCATATCGATATCAAGAAGGAAAATGTGCATATCCTCAACGGTATGGCGGAGGATCCGGAAGCCGAATGCAGGGCGTACGAAGATGCCATGAAAGATGCCGGTGGCGTAGACTTGTTCCTCGGTGGGATAGGCCCCGACGGACACATCGCCTTTAATGAGCCGGGGTCGTCACTTTCCTCACGTACACGAATCAAAACGCTCACAACCGATACCGTCATCGCCAATTCCCGCTTTTTCGATAACGATGTGAACAAGGTGCCTAAGACGGCTCTCACAGTGGGAGTGGGGACGGTTCTCGATGCTAAAGAGGTGTTGATTCTGGTGAACGGCCATCACAAAGCGCGTGCACTGTATCATGCTGTTGAGGGCCCCATCAACCAGATGTGGACGATCAGCGCGCTGCAGTTGCATCAAAAAGGGATTATCGTCTGCGATTACGATGCCTGTGCCGAACTGAGAGTAGGCACTTATAAGTATTTTCTGGATATTGAACACGACAATTTAGATCCCGAATCATTGTTATAA